In Planctomycetaceae bacterium, a single window of DNA contains:
- a CDS encoding choice-of-anchor Q domain-containing protein codes for MLLHRFLSRMKPSQHLSRTRNQRRRTRTRSELAGTALAGTTEVSELRLLLSSVPVDLSPWFNTDGIANRSAGVDDLGSGNGVDASGGLLVTDSYAFNQSPDGNGLPDNGLIPANTHHPEIQLAYRNSNNGNNLLRMDNPSGTSSVTIDVPDGRYFQLDLAGFATEGSSPLVVALDYATGSTTFLQTTARDWFDEVTDGVVDQNAVQYNLINGMDRYDGFINSQFQNANDPALFGFRFSVDPARTLTSVHVEFEKSDDAHTFNLLGMTLQEIPTGDTLVVDSTEDGIDGKIGPGQMTLREALLYADLRPGHDTIVFAPPEFDANGFISYRPESGPFVIQSDVTIIGNGRSKTLISGFGGLHSLFQIGTEGVAAQQVHVTMQGLTLRNNSAPVRGGGIQNFGTTILKDVALTDLYAYDPVITVPKGGAIYNDGDLTLSNVTMEHNSVSSAYNSLIKSRGYGGAIYNAGQVTIELDSILRKNEARFGGAIYNAGNSLLIVRDSYLGENTAHQSGGAVSAASGSSVQIKRTRIVDNRATNEATATSIPYVSAGAIALKGASLEIDESLVQGNHAEGDAVSATGVIAVGGAIDNEDGSITINRSTFSSNNADTHNRDGNAPFAYGGAIRNSSTSAGTSTLTIRNSTFAYNGANSFLGTDEFGGGVFNADSSILNVFDSTFYENAAGQGGVGTNIWNGGQASISNTILKSDGVNVANRNNGTIAGQYSAFTSPADGFNNGQSGNILVPPNFTLGPLQDNGGSVPTMAPLPDSVTIDNGMSSRFTDQRNLPVQAQNSGGSGIHDIGAVEVQEILASGWDAAITGQSQFGSGDAAVFGFGFDDGQPDSNGDGRSDLSGVQKAPEFLGFNFNPDRFTVGGIEEGLLGDRYGAELTADVDGRFGLEYGFYANAGSVDISQSGQFGFGVQTAADGSSYSLVPSFSFEEGSLYAISPRFGAYADLVLEFNADLSAEAAFVFSASGSTNFGFDKKIPLISINRPSLINGAMVMDGEIELAGSSAIAGLFDALKDSEDELTKAKADRERAEKQLAEATTDQQRAAARAAIDDAETRRTEAENSQREARSNQKSAGTSFGSAKSLIGFELGEADGSLLGLQGTLSVGLGGSSGGVGAEIGKDLGTLAITIPDVALVSNTLESARGTLLATTNNFVNGSEQDLKRQIAEMNIDLGALTGIGGVTNLSLGPIGVEFQTVSYLIRPTLSVNQTISTSPYIKQLQATFSPGTKVSVNGTQRTANGGPVTYLPSDQLEVIPAVPGQQITVTPTAVLGSRLSNKIGLDAQLKGVFEALSFELDFAGETLIDVGPLFEHEHNLGGFDLGTIFDRTFDLPDRTITLPSFVLGTAASNPGVAPGNPLSANQPQTFTPSSTGSQGIVYTSATMMQENEVLYRSLDLQFSGNTVNGIGVLEEDLVVDTFDSSGNVNATIPLTPGLLLDISPGTHFRVRPYSTDKLVDSTEAMVALRFTNPSAAVTMTATPGDSVSVRFTPPENEIRTEIINRQEVNANNAAFEQNTGLDVDGNGLADATSDGLMLLRFIAGLRGQDLINGALASNATRTSAEQIENYIDTVLLDIGNNRLDVDDNGLVEPTSDGRLIVRYLAGMTGDSLINGAIGAGASRTAPSDISAFLRNVTANVSNTTQFDTTDQNRKLRDAAESSAPHDPNVVPGSTPWAAMESTNGTYTLASAGGIVPAKTWFLKDTATSTNRAAWQPLGTVVVGDSDRILPLATSNMTDSATRDAYAARLVVESSTATLGIDAPLFLKLPDAGGHTITAIGATRISRIMIPHDVRGNASHGDMIDVFVPATGSWYTATMDSVLEFPIPVQQFQIYPRALPARSVGSNREVSGDLALRIGILLENTSTTSQVTVSSLGGGPGTILTSPSSVNVTGTSNITVSRNATTYQVARNGTAVLTGIEGAAIDAVTIQGNEGAAETIRLTLNTTGGPAALPLRINGGGETATSARDILELTGSGIVLDLTGQHVITGIELVDLNGSGGNTLKANLKTIQDNTGTNRTLIVRGGADDVVQFGSEDFFATSDGWHIVGTETIDGIVHDVYRLSRTVKGSQRTEDAEVKIQQGVQVSEFASSSFTPSLIATLPVPGMSSVTGPVQSLAPTVNRIEPGQNAAFSVDLNYSQVTQSASDPSTFVARVHYDSSQVRFLQMSSLFNDGFVGLQDGPETISDADPTTNRTVTLVWASDSAPWAVGNLNRLLGSVNFSTTAGFSGSVIRLSGTTAQDYQYGVSSQVTVAMDRPFLQSPAGAIEDTFPEFRWHDIPLATGYDLFVEDLSQGRLTVIDIPVTGTSYVHSQPLAIGRYRAWTRATLPDGAKTNWTPISFQVNSQASLHSLDVFSQSLTPTIFWDALPGAVRYDIWVDNTTTGSTQVIRETNVTGTSFTPTSALSIGNHRIWVRGIAADGYPGRWSSAVDTYVGTQLTAPEAHTLNPRPTFTWTSVPGATSFQLWVQAGRTVALNVSGLTQTSFTPTQDLPKGDYTWWVRPFLANGKATPWSQSRNVGIVDRPLIFSPHALTLDSTPTFTWSALETPKYELWVNRIGGPQRVIHQTSLTTNSFTPGIPLTNGNYRAWVRTIASDGTPGIWSKPLDFQMDFRQGPVVVGPAGIVTDPTPEFAWRAIDHVNYYDLWVNNLSTGTQQIIRVKDIPHVTGESEISYQSRVNLFPGQYRWWVRARSEDGSFSAWSAPTDFSVPVPVVSGPAGTITDAFPVFQWDGADQFATYELWVNNISSGTSRILNVTGISGRSYQSALPLEVGSFRFWVRGFDAAGNSSQWSSPGTFTNDFADSSAPALLTPAGNSSSASPTFTWTAVSDSIRYELLVKLLNSSDQPTVIHFDKGRSTSFTDATALAANQSYRWWIRSIGPNNVPGAWSQPMNFRIVADSREKKGLPGLSPTIELQHELTMFAVSHAPALPSAESSPESAAVPLCNDTAASGESLPEQEPEVSGPPEVTLIDQVMQLWSGDYGLPIDEMQSDDSPIMNSPQSV; via the coding sequence ATGTTGTTGCATCGTTTTCTGTCCAGAATGAAACCGTCTCAGCACCTCTCACGGACTCGAAATCAGCGTCGGCGTACGAGAACACGCAGCGAACTTGCGGGGACAGCACTCGCGGGGACAACAGAGGTTTCCGAATTACGACTGCTTCTCTCAAGTGTCCCGGTGGATCTGTCTCCCTGGTTCAATACCGACGGGATCGCCAATCGATCCGCGGGTGTCGACGATCTGGGCTCGGGGAACGGTGTCGACGCAAGCGGAGGGTTGCTGGTGACGGATTCCTACGCGTTCAATCAGTCCCCCGACGGCAATGGACTGCCTGACAATGGATTGATTCCCGCCAACACCCACCATCCGGAAATTCAGCTCGCTTATCGCAACAGCAACAACGGTAACAACTTGTTGCGCATGGACAACCCATCCGGAACAAGCTCAGTCACGATCGATGTCCCTGATGGCAGGTACTTCCAGCTCGACCTGGCCGGCTTCGCGACAGAAGGCAGCAGCCCTCTGGTTGTGGCACTGGATTACGCAACCGGAAGTACAACGTTCCTGCAAACGACGGCCCGCGACTGGTTTGATGAAGTCACCGATGGAGTCGTCGATCAGAACGCTGTCCAATACAACCTGATCAATGGCATGGACCGCTACGATGGGTTTATCAACTCGCAGTTTCAGAATGCAAACGACCCGGCGTTGTTTGGATTTCGCTTTAGTGTCGATCCCGCGCGGACGCTAACCAGCGTTCATGTCGAGTTTGAGAAATCTGACGATGCTCATACCTTCAACCTGCTTGGCATGACTCTGCAGGAGATTCCAACAGGCGACACGCTGGTTGTTGATAGTACGGAAGATGGAATCGATGGAAAGATTGGCCCAGGCCAGATGACTCTGCGCGAGGCATTACTTTACGCAGACCTGCGACCGGGACACGACACGATCGTGTTTGCTCCGCCAGAATTTGATGCCAACGGGTTTATCAGTTATCGCCCGGAAAGCGGACCGTTTGTCATTCAAAGTGACGTGACAATCATCGGCAACGGTAGGTCAAAGACACTGATATCCGGATTTGGGGGGCTTCATAGTCTGTTCCAAATTGGAACAGAAGGCGTCGCAGCGCAGCAGGTCCATGTGACCATGCAGGGCCTGACGCTCAGGAATAATTCAGCTCCTGTGCGAGGCGGGGGCATTCAGAACTTTGGAACGACGATCCTGAAAGATGTCGCTCTCACAGATCTGTATGCCTACGACCCAGTGATCACAGTCCCGAAAGGCGGAGCCATTTACAACGACGGCGATCTGACGCTCAGTAACGTCACGATGGAGCACAACTCTGTCTCGTCCGCCTACAACTCCCTTATCAAAAGTCGTGGTTACGGCGGAGCCATTTACAACGCCGGTCAGGTCACGATTGAATTGGACTCGATCCTTCGGAAGAACGAGGCACGATTCGGCGGCGCGATCTACAACGCCGGCAACAGCCTCCTGATCGTTCGCGACAGCTACCTGGGAGAAAACACGGCTCATCAGTCCGGCGGCGCCGTTTCCGCAGCATCAGGATCGTCGGTCCAGATCAAACGAACTCGGATCGTTGACAACCGGGCAACGAATGAAGCAACGGCGACCAGTATCCCCTATGTGAGTGCAGGCGCCATCGCATTGAAGGGAGCCTCGCTCGAAATCGATGAATCCCTCGTGCAGGGCAACCATGCAGAAGGGGATGCAGTCAGCGCCACAGGAGTAATCGCGGTCGGCGGAGCAATCGACAATGAAGACGGATCGATCACCATCAACCGATCGACGTTCTCGTCCAACAACGCCGACACTCACAACCGTGACGGAAATGCGCCGTTTGCCTACGGCGGAGCGATTCGAAACTCATCCACATCGGCGGGAACCAGTACTCTGACAATTCGCAATTCGACGTTCGCGTATAACGGAGCCAACTCTTTTCTGGGCACAGACGAATTCGGAGGCGGCGTCTTCAACGCGGACAGTTCGATACTGAACGTCTTCGACAGTACGTTCTACGAGAACGCCGCCGGTCAGGGCGGCGTTGGGACAAATATCTGGAATGGCGGACAGGCGTCAATCAGCAACACGATCCTCAAGAGTGATGGCGTCAATGTTGCCAATCGCAATAACGGAACGATTGCGGGGCAGTATTCCGCATTCACCAGCCCTGCTGACGGATTCAATAACGGCCAGAGCGGAAACATCCTCGTCCCACCAAATTTCACACTAGGCCCGCTGCAGGACAACGGGGGATCCGTCCCGACGATGGCTCCACTGCCCGACAGCGTCACCATTGACAACGGAATGAGCTCCCGATTTACCGATCAGCGCAACTTGCCCGTTCAGGCTCAAAATAGTGGCGGCAGCGGCATCCACGACATCGGTGCCGTCGAAGTGCAGGAGATCCTTGCTTCCGGCTGGGACGCCGCTATCACTGGACAAAGCCAGTTCGGATCCGGCGATGCAGCTGTGTTTGGTTTTGGCTTTGATGACGGCCAGCCGGACAGTAACGGTGACGGACGCAGTGATCTGAGCGGTGTGCAGAAAGCTCCTGAATTTCTGGGTTTCAATTTCAACCCCGATCGTTTCACGGTAGGCGGTATCGAAGAAGGACTGCTTGGTGATCGCTACGGCGCCGAACTGACAGCGGATGTCGATGGCCGTTTCGGGCTCGAGTATGGGTTCTACGCCAACGCTGGTTCCGTCGACATTTCGCAAAGCGGTCAGTTTGGATTCGGTGTTCAGACAGCTGCCGATGGGAGTTCCTACAGTCTGGTTCCGAGCTTTTCGTTCGAAGAAGGGAGCCTGTACGCGATTTCGCCGCGGTTCGGTGCCTATGCTGACCTCGTTCTGGAGTTCAACGCCGACCTGTCTGCCGAAGCGGCATTCGTTTTCAGCGCGAGTGGATCCACGAACTTCGGGTTCGACAAGAAGATTCCCCTGATCTCCATCAATCGCCCCAGCCTCATCAATGGAGCAATGGTGATGGACGGCGAAATCGAACTGGCGGGCTCCAGTGCGATCGCCGGATTGTTTGACGCCCTGAAGGACTCGGAAGATGAGCTCACAAAAGCAAAGGCTGACCGTGAGCGAGCTGAAAAACAGCTCGCAGAAGCCACGACCGATCAGCAACGCGCGGCCGCACGAGCCGCGATCGACGATGCCGAAACCAGAAGGACTGAGGCAGAGAACAGCCAAAGAGAAGCCCGTAGCAACCAGAAATCGGCTGGCACGAGCTTCGGGTCAGCAAAATCGCTGATCGGATTCGAACTCGGCGAAGCGGACGGCAGTCTGCTGGGCCTTCAGGGAACTCTGTCAGTGGGACTCGGTGGAAGTTCGGGTGGAGTCGGAGCAGAAATCGGAAAAGATCTGGGTACTCTTGCAATCACGATTCCCGATGTAGCGCTCGTGTCAAACACTCTCGAAAGCGCCCGCGGAACTTTGCTGGCAACGACGAACAACTTTGTTAACGGTTCGGAACAGGATCTCAAACGACAGATCGCTGAGATGAACATTGATCTGGGCGCGCTGACGGGAATTGGCGGTGTGACCAATTTGTCCCTCGGCCCGATCGGTGTTGAGTTCCAGACGGTGTCCTATCTCATACGTCCGACACTCAGCGTGAACCAGACGATCTCAACCAGTCCGTACATCAAACAACTTCAGGCGACTTTTTCACCTGGGACGAAAGTGAGCGTGAACGGCACGCAGCGAACGGCCAACGGTGGGCCGGTTACATATCTTCCCAGCGACCAGCTCGAAGTCATCCCGGCCGTCCCCGGTCAGCAGATAACGGTCACGCCGACGGCTGTTCTGGGGTCGCGGCTGTCCAACAAGATCGGATTGGATGCACAACTGAAGGGCGTCTTTGAAGCGTTATCATTCGAACTGGACTTTGCTGGGGAAACTCTGATCGATGTCGGCCCGTTATTCGAACATGAACACAACCTAGGTGGTTTTGATCTCGGGACCATCTTCGATCGCACTTTCGACCTTCCCGATCGCACGATAACCCTCCCATCATTCGTACTGGGCACTGCGGCAAGCAACCCGGGTGTGGCGCCGGGGAATCCGCTGTCCGCCAACCAGCCGCAAACCTTCACTCCGTCTTCGACCGGCTCTCAGGGGATCGTCTACACGTCTGCGACAATGATGCAGGAAAACGAAGTTCTGTACCGGTCACTGGACCTGCAGTTTTCCGGCAACACAGTGAATGGCATTGGCGTCCTGGAAGAGGACCTGGTTGTCGATACTTTTGACAGCAGCGGAAATGTCAACGCGACCATTCCACTGACACCTGGTTTGCTTCTGGACATATCGCCAGGAACACATTTCCGAGTTCGCCCCTACTCCACGGACAAGCTGGTCGACAGCACCGAAGCGATGGTAGCGCTACGGTTCACAAATCCCAGCGCAGCTGTGACGATGACGGCGACTCCCGGTGATTCTGTTTCTGTTCGCTTCACTCCACCCGAAAATGAAATACGAACGGAAATCATCAATCGGCAGGAAGTAAACGCCAACAATGCTGCGTTTGAACAAAACACCGGCCTGGATGTTGATGGAAACGGACTGGCCGATGCAACCAGCGATGGATTAATGCTGCTGCGATTCATCGCAGGATTGCGAGGTCAGGATCTCATTAACGGTGCCCTTGCCTCAAACGCCACGCGTACCTCCGCCGAACAAATTGAAAACTATATCGACACAGTCCTGCTGGACATCGGCAACAACCGCCTGGACGTCGACGACAATGGGCTTGTGGAACCGACATCCGACGGCAGGCTGATTGTCCGATATCTGGCCGGCATGACTGGCGACTCGCTGATCAACGGAGCAATTGGGGCCGGTGCATCCCGTACTGCCCCCTCTGACATTTCTGCGTTTCTTCGCAATGTGACCGCCAACGTCAGCAATACAACGCAATTCGACACAACAGACCAGAACAGGAAACTGCGAGACGCAGCAGAATCATCCGCGCCACATGATCCCAATGTCGTACCAGGATCAACGCCGTGGGCAGCGATGGAATCGACAAACGGAACTTATACCCTGGCAAGTGCCGGGGGGATCGTTCCGGCAAAAACCTGGTTCCTGAAAGATACCGCAACATCCACGAATCGGGCTGCGTGGCAGCCACTTGGTACGGTCGTCGTCGGGGATTCAGATCGCATTCTTCCGCTCGCTACCAGTAACATGACGGACTCTGCCACGCGTGACGCCTACGCCGCGCGACTGGTTGTCGAGTCGTCCACGGCAACGTTGGGAATCGACGCGCCACTATTTCTGAAACTGCCGGACGCAGGCGGACATACAATTACGGCAATCGGAGCAACGAGGATTTCCAGAATCATGATTCCTCACGACGTGCGAGGCAATGCCAGCCACGGGGACATGATTGACGTTTTCGTTCCGGCTACCGGGAGTTGGTATACTGCGACAATGGACTCTGTTCTGGAGTTTCCAATACCCGTTCAGCAGTTCCAAATCTATCCCCGCGCACTTCCCGCACGTTCCGTCGGTTCCAATCGTGAAGTATCCGGTGACCTGGCACTTCGAATCGGCATTCTCCTTGAGAATACCTCAACCACATCTCAGGTCACAGTATCGTCGCTTGGCGGTGGCCCCGGAACAATATTGACGTCACCATCATCTGTGAACGTAACCGGGACGTCGAACATCACAGTCTCCCGCAACGCGACAACTTATCAGGTCGCGCGCAATGGCACGGCCGTGCTGACCGGCATTGAAGGCGCGGCCATCGATGCTGTCACAATCCAGGGCAACGAAGGCGCTGCAGAAACGATCCGACTGACACTGAATACGACAGGCGGACCTGCAGCGTTGCCTCTGAGAATCAACGGAGGGGGAGAAACAGCGACGTCCGCGAGAGACATTCTGGAACTGACTGGGTCCGGCATCGTGCTCGACCTGACAGGTCAGCACGTCATCACTGGAATCGAACTTGTCGATCTCAACGGCTCCGGAGGCAACACGCTGAAAGCGAATCTGAAGACGATTCAGGATAACACCGGCACCAATCGAACGCTGATCGTTCGCGGTGGAGCGGACGATGTCGTTCAGTTCGGTTCAGAAGACTTCTTTGCCACCAGCGACGGCTGGCACATCGTTGGCACAGAGACCATCGATGGCATTGTTCATGATGTCTATCGACTCAGCAGAACGGTCAAAGGCAGCCAGCGAACTGAAGATGCCGAAGTGAAAATTCAGCAGGGTGTCCAAGTGTCGGAATTCGCGAGTTCTTCGTTCACGCCATCGTTGATCGCCACTTTGCCGGTCCCCGGCATGTCATCCGTCACAGGTCCCGTTCAATCGTTGGCGCCCACCGTCAACAGGATCGAACCCGGGCAAAATGCGGCATTCTCCGTTGACCTCAATTACTCGCAGGTGACTCAGTCCGCTTCGGACCCGTCGACCTTTGTGGCCCGTGTCCACTACGACTCCAGTCAGGTCAGATTCCTGCAGATGTCGTCACTCTTCAACGACGGTTTTGTAGGGCTGCAGGACGGCCCGGAAACCATCTCGGATGCCGACCCAACAACTAACCGCACGGTCACACTCGTCTGGGCCAGCGACTCGGCTCCGTGGGCAGTCGGAAACCTGAATCGACTGCTGGGTTCGGTGAACTTTTCCACAACCGCCGGGTTTAGCGGCAGCGTCATTCGGTTGTCGGGGACCACTGCTCAGGATTATCAGTACGGCGTTTCCAGTCAGGTCACCGTGGCGATGGATCGGCCGTTTCTGCAAAGTCCAGCTGGAGCGATAGAAGACACCTTCCCTGAATTCCGATGGCATGACATACCCCTGGCCACAGGGTATGACCTGTTTGTGGAGGACCTTAGCCAGGGACGGCTGACTGTCATTGACATTCCCGTGACTGGAACGTCGTACGTTCATTCACAGCCATTAGCAATTGGCAGGTACCGTGCGTGGACTCGGGCAACGCTGCCTGACGGGGCTAAGACCAATTGGACACCGATCAGTTTCCAGGTGAACTCGCAAGCCAGCCTGCATTCACTGGACGTATTCTCTCAGTCACTGACGCCCACGATTTTCTGGGACGCGCTGCCGGGTGCCGTACGTTACGACATTTGGGTCGACAATACCACAACCGGAAGCACACAGGTCATCCGGGAAACAAATGTCACAGGCACTTCTTTCACCCCAACGTCAGCGCTCAGCATTGGAAATCACCGCATCTGGGTGCGTGGCATAGCTGCAGATGGATACCCCGGTCGCTGGTCGTCCGCCGTCGACACGTATGTCGGCACGCAACTAACAGCACCGGAGGCGCATACACTTAATCCGCGACCGACGTTCACTTGGACATCGGTGCCAGGTGCAACGTCGTTTCAGTTGTGGGTTCAGGCAGGCAGGACTGTGGCATTGAACGTATCGGGACTGACACAAACTTCGTTCACTCCGACTCAGGATCTGCCGAAAGGAGATTACACGTGGTGGGTGCGACCTTTCCTGGCAAACGGTAAGGCAACGCCCTGGAGTCAAAGTCGAAACGTTGGAATTGTCGACCGCCCCCTGATCTTCAGTCCGCATGCGCTAACGCTCGACTCCACTCCGACGTTTACCTGGAGCGCGCTCGAGACACCAAAATACGAGCTGTGGGTGAATCGAATCGGTGGACCTCAGCGAGTCATTCATCAAACATCACTCACCACAAACAGCTTTACACCCGGCATTCCACTGACCAATGGCAATTACCGGGCCTGGGTACGCACGATTGCCAGCGATGGAACGCCCGGCATCTGGAGCAAACCCCTGGATTTTCAAATGGACTTCCGACAGGGTCCGGTGGTTGTCGGTCCGGCTGGCATCGTGACTGATCCGACTCCGGAATTCGCGTGGCGCGCCATTGATCATGTCAACTATTACGATCTGTGGGTCAACAATCTCAGCACCGGCACACAACAAATCATACGGGTGAAAGACATCCCGCACGTCACTGGCGAATCCGAAATCTCATACCAGAGCAGAGTCAATCTGTTCCCAGGACAATATCGATGGTGGGTGCGAGCAAGGTCAGAGGATGGTTCGTTCAGCGCATGGAGCGCGCCGACCGACTTCTCTGTGCCTGTGCCAGTAGTTTCCGGCCCGGCCGGTACAATTACGGACGCATTTCCTGTGTTTCAATGGGATGGTGCCGATCAATTCGCAACCTACGAACTTTGGGTTAACAACATTTCGTCCGGCACGTCTCGTATCCTGAACGTAACCGGCATCAGCGGCAGGTCGTATCAATCCGCCCTGCCGCTCGAAGTTGGCAGCTTTCGCTTTTGGGTGCGGGGATTCGATGCAGCTGGAAACTCTTCTCAGTGGAGCAGTCCGGGGACCTTCACGAATGACTTTGCCGACTCATCCGCACCCGCCCTGTTGACACCTGCCGGAAACTCGTCCAGCGCCAGTCCAACATTCACATGGACAGCTGTTTCTGACTCGATTCGCTACGAATTACTCGTGAAACTCCTCAACAGCAGCGATCAACCAACTGTCATTCATTTCGACAAGGGCAGATCCACATCTTTCACCGATGCGACAGCGCTGGCTGCAAATCAATCTTATCGCTGGTGGATTCGCAGCATCGGTCCAAACAATGTGCCAGGTGCCTGGAGTCAGCCCATGAACTTCAGAATTGTTGCCGACAGTCGGGAAAAAAAGGGCCTGCCTGGACTATCCCCCACAATTGAGTTGCAGCACGAATTGACCATGTTTGCTGTGTCGCATGCGCCAGCCCTCCCCAGTGCAGAATCTTCACCAGAATCAGCAGCCGTTCCACTCTGCAACGACACTGCAGCCAGCGGTGAGTCTCTTCCCGAACAGGAACCTGAGGTCAGTGGTCCGCCGGAGGTAACGTTGATTGATCAGGTCATGCAATTATGGTCGGGTGATTATGGTCTTCCAATCGACGAGATGCAGTCGGACGATTCGCCAATCATGAATTCACCGCAATCCGTCTGA
- a CDS encoding 4a-hydroxytetrahydrobiopterin dehydratase, giving the protein MQQPCDIDQLRALKCVPCEGGIPKLTPSEISPQLAMISGWTTHAKPDRISKSWVVKNFAAGMRFLNEVAQLAEEEGHHPDIHLAGYRNLSIEIWTHAIGGLSLNDFVLAAKIDQLPIELRS; this is encoded by the coding sequence ATGCAGCAGCCATGTGACATTGATCAACTTCGAGCTTTAAAATGCGTTCCATGCGAAGGCGGAATCCCAAAACTCACTCCTTCGGAGATTAGTCCGCAGCTGGCGATGATCAGCGGATGGACGACCCATGCAAAGCCTGACCGCATCAGCAAATCGTGGGTTGTTAAGAACTTCGCTGCGGGGATGCGGTTCCTGAACGAGGTCGCTCAGCTGGCAGAGGAAGAAGGGCATCATCCCGATATTCACCTGGCTGGATACCGCAACCTATCGATCGAAATCTGGACACATGCGATCGGCGGACTTTCACTCAACGATTTCGTTCTGGCTGCGAAAATCGACCAGTTGCCAATCGAACTTCGCTCATAG
- a CDS encoding thymidine phosphorylase: MLPASLIAAKRDKHELSDREIAFFIQGFAGGDIPDYQMSAMAMAIYLNGMTDRETATLTLEMLNTGTRLQWPDDGIPRGDKHSTGGIGDKTSIILAPLLAECGVQIPMLSGRGLGPTGGTLDKLEAIPGFRTHLTLDEITQITQEVGCVITGASAELAPADRRLYALRDVTATVPSIPLITASIMSKKLAESTNALVLDVKFGTGAFMKTQEQASQLARSLVETGHRMGVRTTALLTDMNQPLGRMCGNAVEVMECLEVLRNKGPQDTRELSIRLGIELLIDTGIAKDEAEARSRLEARLADGSALKKYCQMVVAQGGNPDVILSVAPASDVVSQRDGVVSEIDAEKLGLAIIAMGGGRKKMGDAIDHSVGLEMLVRIGDPVSVDQPLVRLFSTEPGRVHDQVLSAITITDVAKPIPLIIERIAR; encoded by the coding sequence TTGCTGCCAGCCTCATTAATTGCCGCGAAGCGCGATAAACACGAGTTGTCAGATCGAGAGATCGCTTTCTTTATTCAGGGATTTGCAGGAGGTGACATCCCCGACTACCAGATGTCAGCGATGGCGATGGCCATCTACCTGAACGGTATGACGGACCGTGAAACGGCGACTCTGACACTCGAAATGCTGAACACAGGCACGCGTCTTCAGTGGCCCGATGATGGGATACCGCGGGGGGATAAGCACTCAACGGGTGGCATCGGAGACAAGACGTCGATCATCCTTGCCCCACTGCTGGCCGAATGTGGTGTGCAAATACCAATGCTGTCCGGCCGCGGTCTTGGACCAACAGGCGGAACGCTCGACAAGCTGGAAGCCATACCGGGCTTTCGCACTCATCTGACGCTGGACGAGATAACTCAGATTACGCAGGAGGTCGGCTGCGTCATCACAGGCGCCTCTGCAGAACTCGCACCGGCAGACCGCAGGCTCTACGCACTCCGAGATGTCACGGCCACAGTTCCTTCGATTCCGCTCATCACGGCGAGCATCATGAGCAAGAAACTTGCGGAATCGACCAACGCTTTGGTACTGGATGTAAAATTTGGTACGGGTGCGTTCATGAAGACTCAGGAACAGGCCTCTCAACTTGCCAGGTCACTGGTTGAAACGGGCCATCGTATGGGTGTTCGGACTACAGCTCTCCTGACGGATATGAATCAGCCTTTGGGACGCATGTGTGGTAACGCTGTTGAAGTCATGGAATGTCTCGAGGTTCTGCGGAATAAGGGTCCCCAGGATACACGGGAACTGTCGATTCGGCTTGGAATCGAGCTGCTTATCGATACAGGCATCGCTAAGGATGAAGCTGAGGCTCGCAGCAGGCTGGAAGCCCGGCTGGCCGACGGATCGGCTCTGAAAAAGTATTGCCAGATGGTCGTTGCACAGGGAGGCAACCCGGATGTCATTCTGAGTGTCGCCCCGGCGTCCGATGTTGTTAGCCAACGTGACGGCGTCGTTTCTGAGATCGATGCAGAAAAACTTGGTCTGGCCATCATCGCGATGGGTGGCGGCCGAAAGAAAATGGGCGATGCAATCGACCACTCCGTGGGACTTGAGATGCTGGTCCGAATCGGTGATCCTGTTTCAGTAGATCAACCTTTGGTACGTTTGTTTTCCACAGAACCCGGTCGTGTTCACGATCAGGTCTTATCCGCAATCACCATCACCGACGTTGCCAAACCGATTCCCCTGATTATCGAACGTATTGCACGTTAG